The Neoarius graeffei isolate fNeoGra1 chromosome 7, fNeoGra1.pri, whole genome shotgun sequence genome includes a region encoding these proteins:
- the LOC132888880 gene encoding uncharacterized protein LOC132888880 has product MSARLRVILQEEICKLSLPLGIPQTVEELKHIMQETFAIEQEFSIQFQDQDFDGQFFTLLETNEIKDKDTVKVVFAEPVVTLTLEDSLNIKGPQESFDSSCTEEDVGSSSIASNDTIILSSPESTSSLRSVSWPAQFEIPTFSLDTELVLQAANEAYRKDGTPLNNPAVKSDILNKLAESIFVYTAYPSQAQREQVAEALVTKQPCLRDPVSFNGLYSWHNSLKYKLGNYRAKVRHLGLPELNVNCLKRKSPADGTPAKS; this is encoded by the coding sequence ATGTCTGCCAGACTTCGAGTCATACTGCAAGAAGAAATCTGCAAGCTTTCCTTGCCCTTAGGTATCCCTCAGACTGTGGAGGAATTGAAGCATATCATGCAAGAGACATTCGCAATTGAACAAGAATTTAGTATACAGTTCCAGGACCAAGATTTTGATGGTCAGTTTTTCACTCTCCTTGAAACTAATGAAATCAAGGACAAAGACACTGTCAAGGTGGTTTTTGCTGAGCCAGTGGTCACCTTAACATTGGAGGATTCTTTGAATATTAAAGGACCCCAAGAGAGCTTTGATAGCAGTTGCACCGAGGAAGATGTTGGTTCCAGTTCCATTGCATCCAATGATACCATAATCCTCTCTTCTCCAGAGAGCACTTCCTCCCTGCGTTCGGTGTCTTGGCCAGCTCAGTTTGAGATACCTACCTTCTCCCTTGACACTGAGCTTGTTCTACAAGCTGCAAATGAAGCTTACCGAAAGGATGGCACCCCACTCAACAATCCTGCAGTAAAATCTGACATTCTGAACAAACTAGCAGAAAGTATCTTTGTCTATACTGCCTATCCCTCACAAGCCCAAAGGGAGCAGGTCGCTGAGGCCCTGGTTACAAAGCAACCGTGTTTGAGGGACCCAGTGTCCTTCAATGGCTTATATAGTTGGCACAACAGCCTGAAGTACAAGCTTGGCAATTACAGAGCAAAGGTGAGACACCTTGGACTACCAGAGCTAAATGTTAACTGTCTGAAGAGAAAATCCCCTGCAGATGGAACTCCAGCAAAAAGCTGA